The following nucleotide sequence is from Halapricum desulfuricans.
ACTGCGTTGATCGCCTCGAGGTCGATATAATCGAAGATCACGATGTCGTCCTCGACACCGTCGAGTTCGTCGAACGCACGGTCCAGCGCGAGTGCGATGTCTTCCTGCCGGTTCCAGTGAGTGAGAACCGTCCACGACTCGCCACGAGTGTTAGATTGCACGACCGCCAGTAATTGCGAACACCATATAAATCCCATCATAGCAATTTTGGATTAAAACGATATACCTATAGTGAGATGGCAAGTACCTGGAAAGCACTCGCCGTCACAGAAGCGTCCCGGTAGGACACGGACAGAGCGGCAACCACTCCGGACGTATTCGTAGACAAGTGGCAAGAACACCTAATACGGTAATGGCTTCATACCAACGTATGGCTCACAGCGACGGAGAGAAACGACGTCCTACCGACGGCTCGTCGGCGAGGAATGAACTGCTTACCGAGAGTAACGTGAACCAAACACGGGGGTCGAGTGCCGGCTCCGGGCCAGCGGGGATACTCGAGCCGGCCGCAGATCAGTTCGGGCTGACAGGGACTGACCGATGACGAGTGATATCGATAGCGACGAGCAACGCTCTGAATCGGTCGACTGGGAATCCGTGTCTCCCGACCCCGATCTGGAGGACGACCTCGGGTACGAACTCGGGGATATGGACGTTATCGAAACCAACAACGGATCGGGACAGATCCTGCTTCTCCCCCCTGACGAAGAATCCATTCGGGACCAGAGCTTCATCGTTGCCCAGGAGAGTATGCTCGTCGATCTGCTCGACAGCTGTTAGCGGGGGCGCCGGAAGGGCGCGCTCGTTCTATTGGTGCGGTAGGGAGCCTTTGACTAAGGAGGTCCCACCCAAGGCCCCACACGAATGTCGTCACAGGAAATCCTGATCGTGGGACCGGAACAGAGCCGGACCGGTGGTGTGTCCCGCTACATGGCCGAGCAACAGCGACATCTCGACGCCGTCACGACGACCGTCTACGAGACTGGACCCGCCCGCGCCGCCACGACACGGGCTCTTCTCGTCGGGGCTCTCCTGTCGGTCTGGCGGATGGTGCAGTTTCCGCTGGTGCGACGGCCCGACGTCATGCACGTCCACTCGTCGTTCCGTCACTCGTTTTATCGGAACTCGTTTTACGTCCTGTTCGGACGGTACGTCTGGGACTGTCCCGTCGTCCTCCACGTCCACGGGTCCTCGTTCGATACGTTCCTGCAACCGGACTCACGAGTCGTGTCGCGGTTTCAGTCGGCCGTGCTCAACGCGACCACGCGGGTCGTGGTCCTCTCGCCGTACTGGCAGTCGGTGCTCGCCGAGGTCGTCCCTGAAGACCGGATCGTCGTCGTCCCGAACGCCGTTCCGACCGAGGGATACGACCCCGAATACCCGGAAGTGCCCCACGTCGTCTTCCTCTCGAACCTCATCGAGCGCAAGGGGATCACCGAGTTCGCGGCCGCCGTCGAGGCTGCGAGCGACGACCCCGAGGTGCCGCCTTTCCGGGTCTCCATCGCGGGGAGCGGCCCGCTCGCCGACCGCGTGGAGCGGCTTGCCGCCGAGCACGATCACGTGACCTATCTCGGTTACGTCGACGAGGCCGAGAAACGGGCGTTGCTCTCCTCGGGGACGATCTACGCGTTGCCGACCCGAGCCGAGGGCCTCCCGATCGCGATCCTGGAGGCCATGGCGGCGGGAATGGCAATCGTCTCGACGCCGGTCGGCTCGATCCCGGAGGTCGTCGGCGAGGACAACGGTCTCTTGGTCCGGCCCGGCGACGCCGACGCGCTCACTGAGGCCCTCGAGAAGCTGCTGGCCGATCCGGATCGCGTCGATCGCATGGGCCGGACCAACCGGGCGGTCGCCGTCTCGGAGTACTCCTGGGAGGCCGCCGCTGACCGACTCACAGAGCTGTACGCGACGGTGGACGGCTCCACGACGACGCACGCCGCGCCGGTCACGGCGTCGTGATCACACTGCGGGTGCGACCACAGGCCGTTCCGGGACGACACAGCGATCCGTGTCACTGTTCGGGAATGTACTTGCGGATGAATCCCAGTCGCACGTTCGCGTGGTTCTCGACGAGTTCGACGAGCAGTACGTCGTCCGGCTCGAGGCTCCTGACTGCCAGGGCGATCGCGACGGCCAACAGCGCAAACGAGACAGTAAAGAGCATGATCATCGGGAGCGTGACCGGGACCAGCTGTCGGACGCCGAATCCCAGTGGAACGAGCACACCCGGTATCGCGATGAACGCCCGCCGGGATCGGCGAGTGAA
It contains:
- a CDS encoding glycosyltransferase family 4 protein, which translates into the protein MSSQEILIVGPEQSRTGGVSRYMAEQQRHLDAVTTTVYETGPARAATTRALLVGALLSVWRMVQFPLVRRPDVMHVHSSFRHSFYRNSFYVLFGRYVWDCPVVLHVHGSSFDTFLQPDSRVVSRFQSAVLNATTRVVVLSPYWQSVLAEVVPEDRIVVVPNAVPTEGYDPEYPEVPHVVFLSNLIERKGITEFAAAVEAASDDPEVPPFRVSIAGSGPLADRVERLAAEHDHVTYLGYVDEAEKRALLSSGTIYALPTRAEGLPIAILEAMAAGMAIVSTPVGSIPEVVGEDNGLLVRPGDADALTEALEKLLADPDRVDRMGRTNRAVAVSEYSWEAAADRLTELYATVDGSTTTHAAPVTAS
- a CDS encoding HalOD1 output domain-containing protein produces the protein MQSNTRGESWTVLTHWNRQEDIALALDRAFDELDGVEDDIVIFDYIDLEAINAVFGGPSSDRGANELHFTCQQHEIQISDDGTIRARSDSEYRVS